ACCACTCGTCTTACACCACGCGTTCACCAGCATCGACGTGGCAACACCAAACGGAGATATACAATTAACCCTAATCCCATACTTGCCTAGCTCACACGCTGCGTTCTTGGTCAAACCAACTATGGCATGTTTCGAGGCCGTGTAAGCGTGTGGTCCCATACCACCCATCACACCTGCCACACTAGCGGTGGAGATTATGCAGCCTCTGAACCCTCTCTCGACCATGACACGTGCCGCGTGTTTCATGCCGAGCCCTGTTCCTCGCACGTTCACACGCATCACGGTGTCGAACTCGTCCGCGTCGAAGTCTAATatgcttttgtgtttcttctggTCGCCGAGAACTCCCGCGTTNNNNNNNNNNNNNNNNNNNNNNNNNNNNNNNNNNNNNNNNNNNNNNNNNNNNNNNNNNNNTTTTGAGAATTGACCATCACTAGTGACATAGACTAATACACTCATTgctaatttctaatttttaagtTCGTCCAAACGAACAATGTAGTAACGAATTACTAAATATGTACCTCTTAGGATACAAAATTGTATTCGTTTCCTCCATGATTGTGTCGTGGAGGGAGTGAAAGGTCTGCTCAGGGATCACTTGGGCCGGCATGGCGGATATTTGGAAAGGGAAGTAGAGGTGCTAAGAAAGAAGTGGTGAGATGGAGATTATTTTGAAGCTTAAAGTGGAATTGAATAGTAGATAGACACACATCTCTGTGACTATTTATAGGGATACGAAAGTGAAGTTCCGAACCAGTGTGAAACTTCCAATTATGCTCTCAAGTTTTTggaatct
The Camelina sativa cultivar DH55 chromosome 6, Cs, whole genome shotgun sequence genome window above contains:
- the LOC109125291 gene encoding short-chain dehydrogenase reductase 2a-like produces the protein MRVNVRGTGLGMKHAARVMVERGFRGCIISTASVAGVMGGMGPHAYTASKHAIVGLTKNAACELGKYGIRVNCISPFGVATSMLVNAWCKTSGGDVDGDDVEEMEEFVRSMANLKGETLRATDIAEAALYLASDESKYVNGHNLVVDGGVTTARNCVGL